The Alphaproteobacteria bacterium genome contains a region encoding:
- a CDS encoding DUF2946 family protein, which yields MGLGRRLIGWIAAYAFVLHAVLAGAVVAQLGAGSGVPGFEICVSHPDGAPAPAQGQHQHDQCALHCAAVAGLATLALALIALVFPLRPIAFTPRRRFQPASSFLCRAGRSRAPPLTA from the coding sequence ATGGGATTGGGGCGCCGGCTCATCGGCTGGATCGCCGCCTATGCGTTCGTGCTCCATGCCGTGCTGGCGGGAGCGGTCGTTGCGCAGCTCGGGGCCGGCTCCGGAGTACCCGGATTCGAAATCTGCGTCAGCCATCCGGATGGCGCGCCAGCACCCGCACAGGGCCAGCACCAGCATGACCAGTGCGCGCTGCATTGCGCGGCGGTCGCCGGGCTCGCCACGCTCGCGCTGGCGCTGATCGCGCTCGTTTTCCCGTTGCGGCCAATCGCCTTCACGCCAAGACGGCGCTTCCAGCCGGCATCAAGCTTCCTCTGCCGCGCCGGCCGCAGCCGCGCACCTCCATTGACGGCCTGA
- a CDS encoding DUF1192 domain-containing protein → MPAMDDEDRPKKKLVHEIGQDLTLLSVKELDERVALLNEEIARLEADKVKKQAQRSAADQFFKR, encoded by the coding sequence ATGCCCGCGATGGACGACGAAGACCGGCCGAAGAAAAAGCTCGTGCACGAGATCGGGCAGGATCTGACCCTGCTGTCGGTCAAGGAGCTCGACGAGCGCGTTGCCTTGCTAAACGAGGAAATAGCCCGGCTCGAGGCCGACAAGGTCAAGAAGCAGGCGCAGCGCTCGGCCGCCGACCAGTTCTTCAAGCGATAA
- a CDS encoding methyltransferase domain-containing protein codes for MAEQQFRFDDGAAYERHMGVWSRFAGDIFLDWLAPKPGLRWVDVGCGNGAFSERIVERCAPTEVQGIDPSEGQLAFARKRPAARLAQFQQGDAMALPFPDSSFDAAVMALVIFFVPDPAKGLSEMARVLRPGGTMATYAWDLAGGGFPLEPILAELRAMNIPPMSPPSADASRMENLRTLWTNAGATGIETRVINVQRTFASFEEFWSIAMTSSVGTVVGKMPAAEVEGLKSRVRERLPADSAGRVTGAAHANAIKGRIAK; via the coding sequence ATGGCCGAACAGCAATTCCGCTTCGACGACGGTGCCGCCTACGAAAGGCACATGGGCGTCTGGAGCCGCTTCGCGGGCGACATCTTCCTTGACTGGCTCGCGCCCAAGCCGGGCTTGCGCTGGGTCGATGTCGGATGCGGCAACGGCGCATTCTCGGAGCGGATCGTCGAACGCTGTGCGCCCACCGAGGTGCAAGGGATCGACCCTTCGGAAGGGCAGCTCGCTTTCGCGCGCAAGCGGCCCGCCGCGCGGCTTGCGCAGTTTCAGCAGGGCGACGCAATGGCGCTGCCGTTTCCGGATTCAAGTTTCGACGCCGCCGTCATGGCGCTGGTGATCTTCTTCGTGCCCGATCCCGCGAAGGGATTGTCCGAAATGGCGCGGGTGCTCCGCCCTGGGGGCACGATGGCCACTTATGCGTGGGACCTGGCCGGCGGCGGCTTTCCGCTCGAACCGATCCTGGCGGAGTTGCGCGCGATGAATATCCCGCCGATGAGCCCGCCGAGTGCCGATGCGTCGCGCATGGAAAACCTGCGGACGCTCTGGACCAATGCGGGCGCAACCGGCATCGAGACGCGCGTCATCAACGTGCAGCGGACTTTTGCGAGCTTCGAAGAATTCTGGAGCATCGCGATGACCTCCAGTGTCGGGACCGTCGTCGGCAAGATGCCGGCAGCCGAGGTCGAGGGACTGAAGTCGCGCGTACGCGAACGTTTGCCCGCGGACAGCGCGGGCCGCGTCACCGGCGCCGCGCATGCCAATGCCATCAAGGGACGCATCGCCAAGTAG
- a CDS encoding NAD(P)H-quinone oxidoreductase, with product MTIPARMTAIAIREPGAPDVLVPQERDTPQPKAGEMLIKVAAAGVNRPDVMQREGKYPPPPGAPDIPGLELAGEVVKLGEGVTRWKVGDKVAALVAGGGYAEYAVVHETISLPVISQLSMVEAGAIPETFFTVWHNVFERGALKAGETMLLHGGSSGIGTTAIMLAKCRGARVIVTVGSEEKADACRKLGADVAINYKTEDFVAETKKATGGKGAEVIIDMVAGDYIQKNYDAAAMDGRIVQIAFQRPPKATIDFRPILMKRLWHTGSGLRPRPVPEKAAIARAVEQNVWPLIAAGKVKPVIYKTFPLREAAAAHALMETSEHIGKIVLTV from the coding sequence ATGACCATTCCCGCCCGCATGACTGCCATCGCGATCCGCGAACCCGGCGCGCCCGACGTGCTGGTGCCGCAAGAGCGCGACACACCGCAGCCGAAGGCGGGCGAGATGCTGATCAAGGTCGCGGCCGCGGGCGTGAACCGGCCGGATGTGATGCAGCGCGAGGGAAAGTATCCGCCGCCGCCGGGTGCTCCCGATATTCCAGGACTTGAGCTCGCCGGTGAGGTCGTGAAGCTGGGTGAAGGCGTGACGCGCTGGAAAGTCGGCGACAAGGTCGCCGCGCTGGTCGCGGGCGGCGGTTACGCGGAATATGCGGTCGTGCACGAGACGATCTCGCTGCCGGTGATCTCGCAGCTCTCGATGGTCGAGGCTGGCGCCATTCCGGAAACCTTTTTCACGGTCTGGCACAATGTGTTCGAGCGCGGCGCGCTGAAAGCCGGCGAAACCATGCTGCTGCATGGCGGCTCGTCCGGCATCGGCACCACCGCGATCATGCTGGCGAAGTGCCGTGGCGCGCGCGTCATCGTGACGGTCGGTTCGGAGGAGAAGGCCGACGCCTGCCGCAAGCTCGGCGCCGATGTGGCGATCAACTACAAGACAGAAGACTTCGTCGCCGAGACCAAGAAGGCGACCGGCGGCAAGGGCGCCGAGGTCATCATCGACATGGTGGCGGGTGACTACATCCAGAAGAACTACGACGCCGCCGCGATGGACGGGCGCATCGTGCAGATCGCGTTCCAGCGCCCGCCGAAGGCGACGATCGACTTCCGCCCCATCCTGATGAAGCGTCTCTGGCACACCGGCTCCGGCCTGCGCCCGCGTCCCGTGCCCGAGAAGGCCGCGATCGCGCGCGCCGTCGAGCAGAATGTCTGGCCGCTGATCGCCGCCGGCAAGGTCAAGCCGGTGATCTACAAGACATTCCCGCTGCGTGAAGCCGCCGCCGCCCACGCCCTGATGGAGACGAGCGAGCATATCGGCAAGATCGTGCTGACGGTGTAG
- a CDS encoding glycoside hydrolase family 3 N-terminal domain-containing protein — MTYLNAAFILARIALIAAMLPLAIGWRTPLLTTWRPLALAALLIASAIVIAIDIWTLRRVWWRSILLRLMSVVSLILAIFVFGVTAAIELQFQSMRRAVLAADSQQLEKLGAHVVIGYRKSSELHALLERRAVGGVFLSALNVEGKTPDEIRDAIDALQATRRAQGLAALWIATDQEGGPVSRMSPPLTRMPPLAEIVAIHRDAAERLIAVRQYATRQGRELASLGVNLNFAPVVDLNYGVVNPEDKTSRISTRAISNDPAVVTQVADLYCETLMLTGVHCTLKHFPGLGRVYEDTHKLTADLAAPAQELEATDWLPFRHLKENGSAFTMLGDARLTAIDAERPASFSNAVVKGLLREAWGHRGILITDDFSMGAVTLSHEGPAGGAIAALNAGVDLILVSYDPDQYFPIMYALLRADSDGRLDPARLAESAARLRRVSVRENSAKLLGK; from the coding sequence GTGACCTATCTCAACGCCGCCTTCATCCTTGCGCGCATCGCGCTCATTGCCGCGATGCTGCCGCTCGCGATCGGCTGGCGCACGCCGCTGCTGACGACATGGCGGCCCCTTGCGCTCGCCGCACTGCTTATCGCGTCGGCGATCGTCATCGCGATCGACATCTGGACATTGCGGCGCGTGTGGTGGCGCTCCATTTTGCTGCGGCTGATGAGTGTTGTGTCGCTCATCCTGGCGATCTTCGTCTTCGGCGTCACGGCCGCGATCGAGCTTCAATTCCAGTCCATGCGCCGCGCGGTGCTCGCCGCCGACTCGCAACAGCTCGAGAAGCTCGGTGCGCATGTCGTGATCGGCTACCGCAAATCATCCGAGCTCCACGCGCTGCTCGAACGCCGCGCCGTCGGCGGTGTGTTCCTGAGCGCGCTCAACGTCGAGGGCAAGACACCCGACGAGATCCGCGACGCGATCGACGCCCTGCAGGCGACCCGCCGCGCGCAAGGCCTCGCTGCGCTCTGGATCGCGACCGATCAGGAGGGCGGACCGGTGTCGCGGATGTCGCCGCCGCTCACCCGCATGCCGCCGCTGGCCGAGATCGTCGCCATCCACCGCGACGCCGCGGAGCGGCTGATTGCGGTCAGGCAATACGCGACGCGCCAAGGACGCGAACTTGCCTCGCTTGGCGTCAATCTCAACTTCGCGCCTGTGGTCGATCTCAATTACGGCGTGGTCAATCCGGAGGACAAGACCTCGCGCATTTCGACGCGCGCGATCTCGAACGATCCTGCGGTCGTCACGCAAGTGGCCGACCTCTACTGCGAGACGCTGATGTTGACCGGCGTGCACTGCACGCTGAAGCACTTCCCCGGCCTCGGCCGCGTCTACGAGGACACGCACAAACTCACCGCCGACCTGGCGGCGCCAGCGCAGGAGCTGGAGGCGACGGATTGGCTCCCGTTTCGGCATCTGAAGGAGAACGGGTCCGCCTTCACGATGCTTGGGGATGCGCGGCTCACCGCCATCGACGCGGAACGGCCTGCTTCGTTCTCGAATGCGGTCGTCAAAGGCCTGCTGCGCGAGGCGTGGGGTCATCGCGGTATCCTGATCACGGACGATTTCAGTATGGGCGCAGTGACGCTCAGCCACGAGGGTCCGGCCGGCGGCGCGATCGCGGCGCTCAATGCTGGGGTCGACCTGATCCTGGTGAGCTACGACCCGGATCAGTACTTTCCCATCATGTATGCCCTGCTCCGGGCCGACAGCGATGGACGACTGGACCCCGCCAGGCTCGCCGAGAGCGCGGCCCGGCTGCGCCGTGTGTCAGTTCGGGAAAATTCAGCAAAATTGCTTGGCAAATGA